Proteins from a single region of Halorubrum sp. 2020YC2:
- a CDS encoding DapH/DapD/GlmU-related protein, which produces MGDTQRNAPASTVADVRLGAGSTVSERATLGYEYAADAGATVLGADATVRSGSIVYADVRAGDGFTTGHNVLVRERTELGDDVLVGTNTVIDGETTVGSNVSLQSGVYVPQETTIGDDVFVGPGAVLTNDPYPVRRDADLDGPALGDSVSVGANATVLPGVSVGERSFVAAGAVVTEDVPPETLVAGVPAAPRDLPEPLDGPNSIA; this is translated from the coding sequence ATGGGAGACACACAGCGAAACGCCCCGGCGTCGACGGTCGCGGACGTCAGGCTCGGAGCCGGGTCGACGGTGAGCGAGCGCGCGACGCTCGGCTACGAGTACGCCGCCGACGCCGGCGCGACCGTCCTCGGCGCCGACGCGACGGTGCGCTCCGGATCGATAGTGTACGCGGACGTGCGGGCGGGCGACGGCTTCACGACCGGACACAACGTCCTCGTCAGGGAACGCACCGAACTGGGCGACGACGTCCTGGTCGGGACCAACACCGTCATCGACGGGGAGACGACGGTCGGCTCGAACGTTAGCCTCCAGAGCGGCGTCTACGTCCCGCAGGAGACGACTATCGGAGACGACGTGTTCGTCGGTCCCGGCGCGGTGCTGACGAACGACCCATACCCGGTCCGGCGGGACGCCGACCTGGACGGGCCCGCGCTCGGCGACTCCGTCTCCGTCGGCGCCAACGCGACGGTGCTGCCCGGCGTCTCGGTCGGGGAGCGGTCGTTCGTCGCCGCCGGCGCCGTCGTCACCGAGGACGTGCCGCCGGAGACGCTCGTCGCCGGCGTCCCCGCCGCGCCCCGCGACCTGCCGGAGCCGCTCGACGGCCCGAACTCGATAGCATGA
- a CDS encoding DegT/DnrJ/EryC1/StrS family aminotransferase encodes MSRIAIADPDVGEREFDRIRDVLEGGRLADGPIVREFERGFAEYCRADRGVATANGTAALQAALEGVGIGEGDAVVTTPFSFVASANAVRLCGARPVFADVDPETYTLDPDAVEAAVEANDDAAAILPVHLYGLPAEMGRLTEIAEEHDLALVEDAAQAHGAAYEGTPVGTFGDAGCFSFYPTKNMTTGEGGMVVTDDEGVADRAARFVNHGRADAAAHGYDHVSVGHNLRLTSLAAAIGVEQLRKLPGYNERRRENAARLSAALSDVPELVTPTEPPGRRHVYHQYTVRCPDRAALRDHLDERGVDTAVYYPTLIPDQPAYDGYEASVPTAERIVDEVVSLPVHPGLVDEEIDRVAAAVRGHYGLAETGVAADD; translated from the coding sequence ATGAGCCGGATCGCCATCGCCGACCCGGACGTCGGGGAACGGGAGTTCGATCGGATCCGCGACGTGCTGGAGGGCGGTCGGCTGGCCGACGGCCCGATCGTCAGGGAGTTCGAGCGCGGGTTCGCGGAGTACTGCCGCGCCGACCGCGGCGTCGCGACCGCCAACGGGACCGCCGCCCTCCAGGCCGCGCTCGAGGGCGTCGGGATCGGCGAGGGCGACGCCGTCGTCACGACCCCGTTCTCGTTCGTCGCGAGCGCGAACGCGGTCCGGCTCTGCGGCGCCCGGCCGGTGTTCGCAGACGTCGACCCAGAGACGTACACGCTCGACCCCGACGCCGTCGAGGCCGCGGTCGAGGCGAACGACGACGCGGCGGCGATCCTCCCGGTCCACCTGTACGGCCTGCCGGCGGAGATGGGTCGGCTGACCGAGATAGCCGAGGAACACGACCTCGCGCTGGTCGAGGACGCCGCGCAGGCCCACGGGGCGGCCTACGAGGGGACGCCCGTCGGGACCTTCGGTGACGCCGGCTGCTTCTCGTTTTACCCCACGAAGAACATGACGACCGGCGAGGGCGGGATGGTCGTCACGGACGACGAGGGGGTGGCCGACCGCGCCGCCCGCTTCGTCAACCACGGCCGCGCGGACGCCGCCGCCCACGGCTACGACCACGTCTCCGTCGGCCACAACCTCCGGCTGACGAGCCTCGCGGCAGCGATCGGGGTCGAACAACTCCGGAAGCTCCCGGGGTACAACGAGCGCCGCCGCGAGAACGCGGCGCGGCTCTCCGCGGCGCTGTCGGACGTCCCGGAACTCGTCACCCCGACGGAGCCCCCGGGCCGCCGGCACGTCTACCACCAGTACACGGTCAGGTGTCCCGACCGCGCCGCGCTCCGGGACCACCTCGACGAGCGCGGCGTGGACACGGCCGTCTACTACCCGACGCTCATTCCCGACCAGCCCGCCTACGACGGGTACGAGGCGTCGGTCCCGACGGCCGAGCGGATCGTCGACGAGGTGGTGTCGCTGCCGGTTCACCCGGGGCTCGTCGACGAGGAGATAGACCGGGTCGCCGCCGCCGTGCGCGGCCACTACGGGCTGGCCGAGACGGGGGTGGCCGCGGATGACTGA
- a CDS encoding Gfo/Idh/MocA family oxidoreductase: protein MTDDAPLRVGVVGVGSMGAHHARVYAGSPDVDLVGVADDDWDRAKEIAEKHGTRALNRGTLLQAVDAVSVVVPTRFHAPIVREALEADTHVLVEKPFVDDPAEGRELIALADRNDLRLQVGHVERFNPAVRALVDVLAEMEVLAVDARRLGPPVDRENADGVVEDLMIHDLDVILSLFDAEVDEAFAAGVDGEPHVAATLRLDNGVLGTATASRVTHQKVRELAVTGRECRVNLDYLTQSVKIHRHSLPGYVESNGDVRYRSESVVERPQVNSGEPLRAELEAFVSAVESGSTPEVTGHDGIRAIELVHRIRDAVGGPDATVARTGGR, encoded by the coding sequence ATGACTGACGACGCCCCGCTGCGCGTCGGCGTCGTCGGCGTCGGGAGCATGGGCGCGCACCACGCCCGGGTGTACGCCGGCTCGCCCGACGTCGACCTCGTCGGCGTCGCGGACGACGACTGGGACCGCGCGAAAGAGATCGCGGAGAAACACGGGACGCGGGCGCTCAACCGGGGCACGCTGCTGCAGGCGGTCGACGCCGTCTCGGTGGTTGTCCCCACGCGGTTCCACGCGCCCATCGTCCGGGAGGCGCTCGAAGCCGACACCCACGTCCTCGTCGAGAAGCCGTTCGTCGACGACCCGGCGGAGGGGCGAGAGCTGATCGCGCTCGCGGACCGGAACGACCTCCGGCTTCAGGTCGGCCACGTCGAGCGGTTCAACCCGGCGGTGCGGGCGCTCGTCGACGTGCTGGCGGAGATGGAGGTCCTCGCGGTCGACGCGAGGCGGCTCGGCCCGCCGGTGGACCGCGAGAACGCCGACGGCGTGGTCGAGGACCTGATGATCCACGACCTCGACGTCATCCTGTCGCTGTTCGACGCGGAGGTCGACGAGGCGTTCGCGGCCGGGGTCGACGGCGAGCCGCACGTCGCGGCGACGCTCCGGCTCGACAACGGCGTGTTGGGGACCGCGACGGCGAGCCGGGTCACCCACCAGAAGGTCCGCGAACTGGCGGTCACCGGGCGGGAGTGCCGGGTGAACCTGGACTACCTGACGCAGTCGGTGAAGATCCACCGCCACTCGCTGCCCGGCTACGTCGAGTCGAACGGCGACGTTCGGTACCGCTCCGAGAGCGTCGTCGAGCGGCCGCAGGTCAACAGCGGCGAGCCGCTCCGCGCGGAGCTGGAGGCGTTCGTCTCGGCCGTGGAGTCGGGGTCGACGCCCGAGGTCACCGGTCACGACGGGATCCGGGCGATCGAGCTGGTCCACCGCATCCGCGACGCGGTCGGCGGGCCCGACGCGACGGTCGCTCGGACGGGTGGACGATGA
- a CDS encoding nucleotide sugar dehydrogenase, with product MTVNAPPTETVGLYGGDASAAEKLAAFREGRAPVAVYGMGKIGLPLSLVYAEATGAVTGVDIDPGRVAALSDGTNPFDHEPGLSALLSNSVADGRFAATTDGEAAAAAARVHVLVVPTVIDGDDDPDLAALEAAAETVGAGLGPGDVVFVESTVPPGTCEEVVEPILTAGDRERGEFGLAHTPERTASGRALEDIRGSYPKVVGGVDAESGRAAELVYGELTDNEVVSTSDARTAECVKLFEGVYRDVNIALANELATLTEEFGVDAVETIAAANTQPYCDILTPGAGVGGHCIPYYPYFLLDGIDGRAPLIRTARDVNERMPGFVVDTLVDGPGFDGDIEGATVALFGVAYRAGVPETRASPAIDVAHRLDRLGATVLAVDPILDALPEMPGEHVPLDDIGGREVDAAVLVTAHDEFDAVDWTAFEREGPDGTRRGITVVDGRQALDLSGTAHDVYTVGRGWR from the coding sequence ATGACCGTCAACGCGCCGCCGACCGAGACCGTCGGCCTGTACGGCGGCGACGCGAGCGCGGCGGAGAAGCTGGCGGCGTTCCGAGAGGGACGGGCGCCCGTCGCGGTGTACGGGATGGGGAAGATCGGACTGCCGCTGTCGCTCGTGTACGCCGAGGCGACGGGCGCCGTCACCGGCGTCGACATCGACCCGGGGCGGGTCGCGGCGCTGAGCGACGGCACGAACCCGTTCGACCACGAGCCGGGGCTGTCGGCGCTGCTGTCGAACTCGGTCGCGGACGGCCGGTTCGCGGCGACGACCGACGGCGAGGCGGCCGCCGCGGCCGCCCGGGTCCACGTGCTCGTCGTCCCGACCGTGATCGACGGGGACGACGACCCCGACCTCGCCGCGCTCGAAGCGGCCGCGGAGACCGTGGGCGCCGGCCTCGGCCCGGGCGACGTCGTGTTCGTCGAGTCGACCGTCCCGCCGGGGACCTGCGAGGAGGTCGTCGAGCCGATCCTGACGGCCGGCGACCGCGAGCGCGGCGAGTTCGGGCTGGCGCACACGCCCGAGCGCACCGCCAGCGGCCGGGCGCTCGAAGACATCCGCGGATCGTACCCGAAGGTCGTCGGCGGGGTCGACGCCGAGAGCGGCCGGGCGGCCGAGCTCGTCTACGGCGAGCTGACCGACAACGAGGTCGTCAGCACCAGCGACGCCCGGACCGCGGAGTGCGTCAAGCTGTTCGAGGGCGTCTACCGCGACGTCAACATCGCGCTCGCCAACGAGCTGGCGACGCTGACCGAGGAGTTCGGGGTCGACGCCGTCGAGACGATCGCGGCCGCGAACACGCAGCCGTACTGCGACATCCTCACGCCGGGCGCGGGGGTCGGCGGCCACTGCATCCCCTACTACCCGTACTTCCTCCTCGACGGGATAGACGGCCGCGCGCCGCTGATCCGGACGGCCCGCGACGTCAACGAGCGGATGCCGGGGTTCGTCGTCGACACCCTCGTCGACGGGCCGGGCTTCGACGGCGACATCGAGGGCGCGACGGTCGCCCTGTTCGGCGTGGCCTACCGCGCCGGCGTCCCCGAGACGCGGGCGTCGCCGGCGATAGACGTCGCCCACCGGCTCGACCGGCTCGGGGCGACCGTCCTCGCGGTGGACCCGATCCTCGACGCGCTGCCGGAGATGCCGGGCGAGCACGTCCCCCTCGACGATATCGGTGGGCGCGAGGTCGACGCCGCGGTCCTCGTCACCGCCCACGACGAGTTCGACGCCGTCGACTGGACCGCCTTCGAGCGGGAGGGGCCGGACGGGACCCGCCGCGGCATCACCGTCGTCGACGGCCGGCAGGCGCTCGACCTCTCGGGGACCGCACACGACGTCTACACCGTCGGGCGGGGGTGGCGGTGA